Proteins encoded in a region of the Pseudomonas sp. GOM7 genome:
- a CDS encoding zinc-dependent alcohol dehydrogenase, whose translation MKAVVFHDIGDIRLDDVPEPEVEASTDAVIRITASAICGTDLHFVRGTVGGMRKGTILGHEAVGIVEALGSDVRNLNIGDRVVVPSTIACGNCAYCRAGYYAQCDEANPNGKEAGTSFYGGPEITGAFHGLQAEMARIPFANIGLVKLPSEISDDQAILLSDIFPTGYFGAELAEVGPGDSVAVFGCGPVGQFAIASAKLLGAARVFAIDHLDDRLDMARRQGAEVINFDREDPVDTLRRLTNGIGVDRAIDAVGVDAQCPAHGHAHSARQWQPGDGPEQALQWAVDALAKAGTLSIIGVYPQQAREFPIGQAMNKNLTINMGNCNHRRYIPKLIEMVQAGRIDPAKILTQVKPMSDAIEAFKAFDRRDSGWIKVELQPARQPGDGGSEERVRGGEALDRVIAEADPLKEARSKRPGDL comes from the coding sequence ATGAAAGCAGTGGTTTTCCACGATATCGGCGACATCCGCCTCGACGATGTACCCGAACCCGAGGTCGAAGCCAGCACCGATGCGGTCATCCGCATCACCGCTTCGGCCATCTGCGGCACCGACCTGCACTTCGTGCGCGGCACCGTGGGTGGCATGCGCAAGGGCACCATCCTCGGCCACGAGGCCGTGGGCATCGTCGAGGCGCTGGGCAGCGACGTGCGCAACCTGAACATCGGTGATCGCGTGGTGGTGCCCTCCACCATCGCCTGCGGCAACTGCGCCTACTGTCGCGCCGGCTACTACGCCCAGTGCGACGAGGCCAACCCCAATGGCAAGGAGGCCGGCACCTCCTTCTATGGCGGCCCGGAAATCACCGGTGCCTTCCATGGCCTGCAGGCCGAAATGGCGCGCATTCCCTTCGCCAATATCGGCCTGGTCAAGCTGCCCAGCGAGATCAGCGACGACCAGGCCATCCTGCTTTCGGACATCTTTCCCACCGGCTACTTCGGCGCCGAGCTGGCCGAGGTGGGCCCCGGCGACAGCGTGGCCGTGTTCGGCTGCGGCCCGGTGGGCCAGTTCGCCATCGCCAGTGCCAAGCTGCTCGGCGCCGCGCGGGTGTTCGCCATCGATCATCTGGATGATCGCCTGGACATGGCCCGCCGTCAGGGCGCCGAGGTGATCAACTTCGACCGCGAAGATCCGGTCGACACCCTGCGCCGCCTGACCAATGGCATCGGCGTGGATCGCGCCATCGACGCAGTCGGCGTCGACGCCCAATGCCCGGCCCACGGCCATGCGCACTCGGCCCGGCAATGGCAACCCGGCGATGGCCCCGAGCAGGCCCTGCAATGGGCCGTCGATGCCCTGGCCAAGGCCGGCACGCTGTCGATCATCGGCGTCTACCCGCAACAGGCGCGCGAGTTTCCCATCGGCCAGGCGATGAACAAGAACCTCACCATCAACATGGGCAACTGCAACCACCGCCGCTATATCCCGAAACTGATCGAGATGGTGCAGGCCGGGCGCATCGACCCGGCGAAGATCCTTACCCAGGTCAAACCCATGAGCGACGCCATTGAGGCGTTCAAGGCCTTCGACCGGCGCGACAGCGGCTGGATCAAGGTAGAACTGCAACCGGCTCGCCAGCCCGGTGACGGTGGCAGCGAGGAGCGGGTGCGTGGTGGCGAGGCGCTGGATCGCGTGATCGCCGAGGCCGATCCACTCAAGGAAGCCCGCTCCAAACGACCGGGCGACCTGTGA
- a CDS encoding endonuclease/exonuclease/phosphatase family protein, whose amino-acid sequence MNTTIPNPEVIIDRVTPIKSLRMLTINTHKGFTLLNRRFILPEMRQAVQATGADLVFLQEVLGSHALHAKRFSDWPSMPQYEFLADSMWPQFAYGRNAAYPAGDHGNALLSRFPIVEQRNLDVSVSGTEQRGLLHCKLEIPGNREVHAVCVHLGLREAHRRQQLGLLLDLLATFDEQAPVIVAGDFNDWRQRADALLAPHGLVEAFGQHLGKPARSFPARYPLLRLDRIYTRNATAQKPQVLSTRPWSHLSDHAPLSAEIHL is encoded by the coding sequence GTGAACACGACCATCCCCAACCCCGAGGTGATCATCGACCGGGTAACGCCGATCAAGTCCCTGCGCATGCTCACCATCAACACCCACAAGGGCTTCACGCTGCTCAACCGGCGTTTCATCCTGCCCGAGATGCGCCAGGCGGTGCAGGCCACTGGCGCCGATCTGGTGTTCCTGCAGGAGGTACTGGGCAGCCACGCGCTGCATGCCAAGCGCTTCAGTGACTGGCCGAGCATGCCGCAGTACGAGTTCCTCGCCGACAGCATGTGGCCGCAGTTCGCCTACGGGCGCAATGCCGCCTACCCGGCCGGTGACCATGGCAATGCGCTGCTGTCGCGCTTCCCCATCGTCGAGCAACGCAACCTCGACGTGAGCGTCAGCGGCACCGAGCAGCGCGGCCTGCTGCATTGCAAGCTGGAGATTCCCGGCAACCGCGAGGTGCATGCCGTGTGCGTGCACCTGGGCTTGCGCGAAGCGCACCGGCGGCAGCAGCTCGGCCTGCTGCTCGACCTGCTGGCCACCTTCGACGAGCAGGCGCCGGTGATCGTAGCCGGGGATTTCAACGACTGGCGGCAACGGGCCGATGCCCTGCTCGCCCCGCATGGGTTGGTGGAGGCGTTCGGCCAACACCTCGGCAAGCCGGCGCGCAGCTTCCCCGCACGCTACCCGTTGCTGCGCCTGGATCGCATCTACACGCGCAATGCCACGGCGCAGAAGCCGCAGGTACTGTCCACCCGGCCCTGGTCGCATCTGTCCGACCATGCGCCCCTGAGCGCGGAGATCCACCTATGA
- the clsB gene encoding cardiolipin synthase ClsB: protein MNGAWREGNQLRLLINGEGFYTRAFECISQAQVEVLLETFIIFEDKVGLELQRVLVDAARRGVRVVLAVDGYGTADLGRDYVAALTREGIQVQVYDPSPKRLGVRTNLFRRLHRKLLVIDGERAFVGGINYSADHLGDFGKMAKQDYAVEVRGPVVADLHAAMLDFFSPAIAEPSPARPVLAPAGKARVKLVERDNERHTTDIEDEHLAAFDAARQRVVVANAYFFPGYRVLRALRNAARRGVAVTLILQGQPDMRWAQAFSRLLYNYLLREGVAIREYCQRPLHGKVALVDDDWVTVGSSNLDPLSLALNLEANLIIRDPDFNQQLHEHLQQLSTQHCRAVTQERAVRGYWWRAPLIFLCFHFIRRFPAIAGWLPGHSKNLEPLQPDDEMDIYEKEQPR from the coding sequence ATGAATGGTGCCTGGCGAGAGGGCAACCAACTGCGCCTGTTGATCAACGGCGAAGGCTTCTACACGCGCGCGTTCGAGTGCATCAGCCAGGCTCAGGTGGAAGTGTTGCTGGAGACCTTCATCATCTTCGAGGACAAGGTCGGCCTGGAGCTGCAGCGGGTGCTGGTGGACGCCGCCCGGCGCGGCGTGCGCGTGGTGCTGGCGGTCGATGGTTACGGCACCGCCGATCTCGGCCGCGACTACGTGGCCGCGCTGACCCGTGAAGGCATCCAGGTGCAAGTCTACGACCCCAGCCCCAAGCGCCTGGGGGTACGTACCAATCTGTTCCGCCGCCTGCACCGCAAGCTGCTGGTGATCGATGGCGAACGCGCCTTCGTCGGCGGCATCAACTACTCGGCCGACCATCTCGGCGATTTCGGCAAGATGGCCAAGCAGGACTATGCCGTGGAGGTACGCGGCCCTGTGGTGGCCGACCTGCATGCCGCCATGCTGGATTTCTTCAGCCCGGCCATCGCCGAACCCAGCCCGGCGCGCCCCGTCTTGGCACCAGCCGGTAAGGCGCGGGTCAAGCTGGTGGAACGCGACAACGAACGACATACCACCGATATCGAGGACGAACACCTGGCGGCCTTCGATGCCGCACGCCAGCGCGTGGTGGTGGCCAATGCCTATTTCTTTCCCGGCTATCGCGTGCTTCGCGCTCTGCGCAATGCCGCACGACGTGGCGTGGCGGTGACACTGATCCTCCAGGGCCAGCCGGACATGCGTTGGGCCCAGGCCTTCTCGCGCCTGCTCTACAACTACTTGCTGCGCGAAGGCGTGGCGATCCGCGAATACTGCCAGCGCCCGCTGCACGGCAAGGTAGCGCTGGTGGACGACGACTGGGTCACTGTGGGCTCCAGCAACCTCGATCCGCTGAGCCTGGCCTTGAACCTGGAGGCCAACCTGATCATTCGCGACCCTGATTTCAATCAGCAACTGCACGAGCACCTGCAACAGCTATCGACCCAACATTGCCGGGCGGTGACCCAGGAACGCGCGGTGCGCGGCTACTGGTGGCGAGCGCCGCTGATCTTCCTCTGCTTCCACTTCATCCGGCGCTTTCCGGCCATCGCTGGTTGGTTGCCGGGCCACAGCAAGAACCTCGAGCCCCTGCAGCCCGACGATGAGATGGATATCTACGAAAAGGAACAGCCACGATGA
- a CDS encoding lysylphosphatidylglycerol synthase domain-containing protein, with product MKFPVQGPWLRWGKRLLTLFFLILLAVLLYMLLRNQDWGEVRQALTAYSGQTLLVGVLLAAASYLLFACYDLLARRYSRHRLPTQQVLGVAMVCYAFNLNFTTWIGGMAMRYRLYMRLGLSASTVTRILSLGLLTNWIGYMALAGSLFALRLVQLPESWALGMSGLQLLGFAMLVLVSAYIGICAFAHQRVWHFGERSITLPSAGMALLQLCLGAANWSLMAALIHWLLPEGATYASVLGVLLISCMAAVVAHIPAGLGVLEAVFLALLQHQYSHASLIAALLVYRVLYYLLPLALASISYLVLEKRARTLRQQGQQSGAREGLPG from the coding sequence ATGAAGTTTCCCGTCCAAGGCCCCTGGCTACGCTGGGGCAAGCGCCTGCTGACCCTGTTTTTCCTGATCCTGCTGGCGGTGCTGTTGTACATGCTGCTGCGCAACCAGGACTGGGGCGAAGTGCGCCAGGCGCTGACCGCCTACAGCGGGCAGACCCTGCTCGTGGGTGTGCTGCTGGCGGCCGCCAGCTATCTGCTGTTCGCCTGCTACGACCTGCTGGCGCGGCGTTACAGCCGCCATCGCCTGCCCACGCAGCAGGTGCTCGGCGTGGCCATGGTGTGCTACGCCTTCAACCTCAACTTCACCACCTGGATCGGCGGCATGGCCATGCGTTATCGCCTGTACATGCGCCTGGGCCTGAGCGCCTCCACCGTGACCCGTATCCTCAGCCTGGGCCTGCTGACCAACTGGATCGGCTACATGGCGCTGGCCGGCAGCCTCTTCGCCCTGCGTCTGGTGCAGTTGCCGGAGAGCTGGGCGCTGGGCATGAGCGGCCTGCAACTGTTGGGCTTCGCCATGCTGGTGCTGGTCAGCGCCTATATCGGCATCTGCGCCTTCGCCCACCAGCGCGTCTGGCACTTCGGCGAACGCTCCATCACCCTGCCGTCGGCGGGCATGGCGCTGCTGCAACTGTGCCTGGGGGCGGCCAACTGGTCGCTGATGGCGGCGCTGATCCACTGGCTGCTGCCGGAGGGCGCCACCTACGCCTCGGTACTGGGGGTGCTGCTGATCAGTTGCATGGCGGCGGTGGTGGCTCACATCCCCGCCGGCCTGGGCGTACTCGAGGCGGTGTTCCTCGCCCTGCTGCAGCACCAGTACAGCCACGCCAGCCTGATCGCCGCCCTGCTCGTCTACCGTGTGCTCTATTACCTGCTGCCACTGGCGCTGGCCAGCATCAGCTACCTGGTGCTGGAAAAGCGCGCCCGCACGTTGCGCCAACAGGGGCAGCAGAGCGGAGCCAGGGAGGGCCTGCCGGGTTAG